In the genome of Brachypodium distachyon strain Bd21 chromosome 3, Brachypodium_distachyon_v3.0, whole genome shotgun sequence, the window AGGAAAGCTCCCACGCCAAGCTCAGGAACATTTAACCTGAAATTTATCTCTGGAAGTTAGTTACCGGACCATGGGGAAACAGACTGGCAAAATTATGGCAGATATCTTATTTGTTCAGTACCTATCCCATATCCTCATGAATGATTTCCTGGCTGATGCTTTGCTAGCAGATTTCATCTTCATAGCGTTGCCGAGCTTCTCCGTGACAACCCATTCGTTCACCCTGCCGGCCTCTAACAAGCCAATCAGTGTGGCCTTGGTTCTATGCAGCGACATGACATTCTCGAACAGGATCCAGAAGAAAAGCAGGTGGAAAGACCTGCCAATATTCATGCATTTTCGTTTAGTGAACACGTGGTTTGATTATATATTTCTCTGTCACTGTGAAGCTTTTTACTAGCTATAATTACCTGGGAGTTCCAACAGAATTGAGAAGGGTGATGATTGTGGGAATATAGACACAGCCCCACTTTGGTATATGAACCTCAGGGACAAAAATGGTTGTCGGGATGATAATGCAGTAGAATGTAAAGGTCACAATATGCGCGACGATCTTGCGCACCAAGAAGAAGTTGTAGATGACATGAAACTTCTTCCAGATCGTCACTTtctgcacacacacacaccaagACCAAAAGGATCTGAGTTTAGCAACATAATTAAGCTGTCTGCCTAAAACTTTCTGGATTTGATGGACTTCCACTGTGATGCTTGGACATACCTTATTTGTCACAATCTCCAACAGCATCTTCCTGAATAGGTTTGCTGGACCACACGACCATCTGTGCTGCTGAAACCGGAAAGCTTTGAAAGTGCTCGGTAGTTCACTCTTAACCTGGAAATGACGAACCTCTGGGTTAATTCCAAACTTTTTTACTGTGTACTCAGTAATTACTTTCACTATTCTCTAAAAacaatcaaataaaaatagtaATATCTTCTCTTTTGcgggaaaaaaaggaatatcTAAGAGAAATGCCAAAGGATGTGCATTGGATGCTATCTGAATCTGATGATGtgcatcaatttttttttttaaaaagatgATGTGCATGATCGAAAAATGTACCTGAACATCGCCGAGGTAGACAAACTTCCATCCCTTGAGGCTGGCCCGGATAGCCAGATCCATGTCTTCGACGGTGGTCCGGTCCTTCCAGCCTCCTGCTTCATTCACCGCAGAAATGCGCCACACACCGGCAGTCCCtgatccaaaaaaaaaaactgaattatTAGATGTCATGAATAAAATGTGTGCACGTAGAATAAAATCGTACGGTGTAGTTATGCATGCCAGAACCTAAACAAGGTAAACTTAGAAAACATTGTCGAAATCCAGAGCCGGCCTCACCGTTGAAGCCGAAAAAGGCGCAGACAGAGGAGCTCACTTCTTGCTCCACCGTGAAGTGGTAATCCAAGGACATCTCCTGCATCCTTGTCATCAAGCACTCATCTGCGTTCACTGATCACCACCAAACACCAGCAAAACTCATCATTACCATGCAAGATGgtaatagtacggagtacttacCAAGTTACCAGGAAAAACTATGTACAACTAAACCATGGGTTTGTCATTAAAATTTTACAGCCAATGGACCACCGGGAAAGAAAATCCACAGATTGATCACATTGCTGGCTACTCTCTAATTCATCATGTTTCGATAGCTACAAA includes:
- the LOC100843059 gene encoding glucomannan 4-beta-mannosyltransferase 1; translated protein: MEAAVGLPEAWSQVRAPVIVPLLRLAVAVCLGMSVLLFLERLYMAVVIVGVKLLGRRPDRRYKCDPISEDDDPELGSAAFPVVLVQIPMFNEREVYQLSIGAVCGLSWPSDRLVVQVLDDSTDAVVKEMVRMECERWAHKGINITYQIREDRKGYKAGALKQGMKHGYVRECEYVVIFDADFQPDPDFLHRTIPYLHHNPEIALVQARWRFVNADECLMTRMQEMSLDYHFTVEQEVSSSVCAFFGFNGTAGVWRISAVNEAGGWKDRTTVEDMDLAIRASLKGWKFVYLGDVQVKSELPSTFKAFRFQQHRWSCGPANLFRKMLLEIVTNKKVTIWKKFHVIYNFFLVRKIVAHIVTFTFYCIIIPTTIFVPEVHIPKWGCVYIPTIITLLNSVGTPRSFHLLFFWILFENVMSLHRTKATLIGLLEAGRVNEWVVTEKLGNAMKMKSASKASARKSFMRIWDRLNVPELGVGAFLFSIGWYDVAFGKDNFFIYLFFQSMAFFIVGVGYVGTIVPQS